The DNA window GGTATCGTTACCGTCTCTGTCGCGGTATCTGATATCGCCGGGACCTGTTCTGGTAGATTGGAACGGACCCTTCTTCACTTCGTCTTTAGACTGGTAGATACCATCCGCGATATAGCCATAGAGGGCATTAACGGGATAGCCTACCTGTTGAAACGTATATCCGTCAATGATAGGACCAGCTCCATGGAGATCGGTGATCTCATTATGAATAAAGGCGGTGTTGAAAGATGCGCTGTAGCTGAAATCTCCCTTGCGGTTGTTGTATCCCAGCACAAATTCCCATCCGCTGTTGAGAACGGCACCTGCGTTCTGGATAGGCTGGTTAAGGCCATAGGTAGCAGCTACAGGTATGGCCAGCAGGATATCAGAGGTGAGTTTGTGGAAGTAGTCGGCGGTGAAGCTGAGTTTACCGTCCAGGAAGCCGGCATCGATACCAACGCCGGTTTCGGTGGTTGTTTCCCATTTGATGTCAGGGATAACGCCATTGATCTGTGCTACACCTGGAGAGACTACTGCAGCGGGGCCACCAAATACATAGTTCTGGTCTCCGTTATAGGTAGGGATGTAAGGGTAATAAGGGTAGGTGGGATATTTGGTATCGTCTTTCCCTTTTACATACTGGTTGCCCAGCTGGCCCCATGAAGCTCTCAGTTTAAGGTTAGACACTACCTGTTTCACCGGCTCGAAGAAAGCTTCCCTGTCGATGTTCCAGCCGGCAGAGAAGGAAGGGAATACGCCCCATCTGTTGCTGCTGGCGAAACGGGAAGCACCATCGTAGCGCAGGTTGGCTTCCAGCAGGTATTTGCCGTCGTAGTCGTAGTTCAATCTGCCGAAGAAAGATTCCAGCCCCAGTTCATAGGAGTAACCGCTGGCTGTTTGGCCGTCGGTGGAGCCGAGGTTGAGGTCTGTCAGCTGGTTGTTGAGATACCCTTTGCGATAGCCATCATTGAAGGTGTATTTCGTTTGTTCACGGGAGTAACCACCCAGTATTTTAAAATTATGTTTGCTGAAGGATTTGCTGTATTCCAGCAGGGCCTGTTGGGTGATGGTGTTACCGAAAGTGTTTTCATCGGTCACGGAGCTGGGGCCCTGATAGAAGGTTGGGTCACCATCAGCATTATAGTATTGCTGATCGGCCCTGAATTTTTTATTGTGGTTGATCTTCATCACATAGGCCAGGGATGGTTTGAAGTGGAGATCTTTAACGATTTCCCAGTCTACGCCCACATTGCCTACGAGGTCGTAATAGGCATACTGGTTGAGGCTGTTGCCTTCGAGCCATGCCATGGGGTTACCGTCGCCGATGGCGCCGTATTGCCCATTGGCATATTTATAGGGGATGCGTGGATTGATCCTGTTGATCTGTCTTACCAGCTGGGAAAAGTCGCCGGTATATGGGTTGGACGGCTCTTTCTGACCGGTGGAGGTAAAGCCGATGTTGGCATTTACTTTTACATGGTTGGCAACTTCGGAAGTCAGGTTGAGGCGCGTCGTATATCTTTTGGCGTTAGTTTTCTTTACCACACCGTTTTGATCGAAGAGGCCGAGTGAGAGGGCATATTGTGTTTTTTCAGTGCCTCCTGTCATGCTCAGGTAGTGGTTTTGCTGGATATCATTGCCTTTATAGAACAGGCCGAGCCAGTCGGTATTGGGGTAGTTGAAAGGATCAGAACCGTCTTTAAATTTTGCGATCTGGTCCGGGGTATATTTAGCCGTTTTACCTTCATTGAGCGCAGCCTGGTTTTCCAGGGTGGCTACCTGCCAGGAGGGCAGGAAATCGGGCAGGCCGGTAGGTTTCTGTTTACCTACGTAGGCGTTGTAGGAGAGCTGGGCTTTTCCCTTTTTACCTTGTTTGGTAGTGATGAGGATAACGCCGTTGGCTGCACGGGAACCATAGATGGAAGCGGAAGCTGCATCTTTCAGCACAGACATGGAAGCGATATCATCAGGGTTGATGTTATTAAGGTTGCTGACGTTGGTGATCACCCCGTCGATTACGATTACGGGATCAGCATTGTTGAGCGTACCGATACCACGGATGCGGATTTTAGCCTGGTCAGCACCTGGCTGGCCGCTGACAGCAGCGGTGACAGTCACGCCGGGCATGGTGCCCTGTAAGGCGCTACTGACGCTGGAGACAGGCCTGTTGGCCAGTTCTTTGCTGCCGACGCTGGCCACGGAACCGGTGAGGTTGGCTTTCTTCTGCGTGCCGTAACCTACGACAACCATCTGTTTCAGGGTGCTGACATCTGCAGCGAGAGAGATGCTGAGATGTGTTTTGCCATTGAGACTGATTTCTTTGGATATATAACCGATGCTGGTAACAGTTACTACAGCGTTGTCATCTACATTGGCCAGTTGAAATTCGCCGCTGGCGTTGGTGATAGCGCCTTTAGTGGTTCCTTTTACCATGATGGAAGCACCAGGTACGGGGGTACCATTTTCGTCCACTACCTTACCGCTGATGGTTACCGGCGGTGGTGGAGGGGTGCTAAGGGTGGTGATATGGGCCGGTTTATCATTACGGGTGATAAAAACGGTATTACCCTGTATTTCGTAGCTGAGGGTTTGTCTCTGCATTACCTGTTCCATAGCGGATTGCAGGGAGGCGTTTTTCAGTTCTACGGTTACAGGCTGTGTATTTTTCAGGTCTTCTTTGTCATAAAAGAAGGCGTAGCCTGTTTGTTGGCGGATAACGTTGAACACTTTCTGCAGGCTGGCAGATCTGGCAGACCAGGTAATGGTCTGGGCGCTGCTGTTGGCACTTACCTGTAATACTGCCATCAAAAGGAAAAAAGAAGTTAGTTTCATCACTAACAGGAGTTTGTTGGGTAGCCCCGCCTGCTTCCAGTGTCTGCGGGGACCGGAATTACCAATAGCTTTAAGTTGCATACTTTTGCAATGTTTGGTTGAATGAATAAATAGTGGTTTAACTGAACTAAGGCCGGGGTAGGACGCCAATCTTTATCCCCGGCTTATTTCATTATAGTACATGGGAATGCCTCTTGGTTAGCCTGAATTAATCATTGTTCCTGATTGTTTTTCATTGTTCATTTATAAAGTCATGGCTGGATGATAATCCTTCGGCCATCTTCAATCCTGTATTTAATTCTTGTTCTGGAAAGTCCTTTTAATACTTGTGAAAGGGAGAGGCTGCGGCCTATTTCCCCGCTGAATACGCGGTCGGGTATTTCGCCTTCGTATGTCACTTCTACATTATACCAGCGTGCGAGCTGCCGCATCACGGTGGGAAGGTCAGCATCATTAAAAGAGAAATAACCTTCTTTCCATGCCACGATGGAGGAGAGGTCTACATTATCAGCTACGTGTACATCGGTATTGAGTACGCTCACCCGGGCCTGCTGGCCGGGTTTGAGCAGCAGTTGCCGGTTGTGCGCATGCAGCCGTACAGCACCTTCCAGCAGCGTGGTGTTGATGCTGGTCTCGTCCTTATAAGCATTAATGTTGAAGTGGGTACCCAATACTTCCACAGTGGTATTATTAGCTGTTACGCGGAAGGGCATGTCCGGATTTTTTGTGACCTCAAAGTAGGCCTCACCGGTGACGGAAACTTTTCTTTCGGCGCCGGCAAAGGCGGTAGGGTAGGTGACAGAAGAACCTGCATTGAGCCATACGGTGGTGCCATCCGGTAGTACCAGCTTGTACTGGCCGCCGAGCGGAGTGCTCATGGTGTTGTACAGTATTTTACCCCGGCTGTTGCCGGAAGCATCATATACAAGCTGGCCGTTGGCCAGTTTGGTGATTTTACTGTTTCCCTGTTGTGCCAGCACGCCGTTGCCGGCGCTGTCCAGCGTGATCTGTGATCCATCGCCGAGGGTGAGCATGGCCTTGTTGCCACCGGGAGCTACATCCGGCGTGGTGCTAACTACCACCTGAGGAACAGGTGCAAGGGAGGGCCGTTGCCAGAGATAGATGGTGCCGGCAAGTAGTAGAACACATGCTGCTGCAGTCCATCTCCAGAACAGTGGAACCACACGGCCTGGCGCCGGCGCTGGTTTATCGGCAGCCAGTATAGCTGCGATAACGGGTTGCCATACAGCAGGGTCCTCATCTTCCGTTGACGGAATGGCCGGGCCATGGAATGCCTCCAGCCGGGCGTTGACAACGCCGGTATCATCCGCCTGGATCATGTCCAGCAGTTCAGTGTATTCCTCATCGGTAGCGAGGCGTTGCCGGGCTCTTGATAGTAAATATGTCAGTCTCTCAGTATCTGGCAATGACGTGGTTTTTGCGATAACGTGAAAAAACGATTCTGGTGGGGAAAGCCCGGTTGCAGGGGACCCCTGCCTATACGTACTGCGAGCGGGGCAGTAGTACCTATCTTCCTGAAAAAAAATTAAAAAAAGTTGCAAAGGCAGCAGGAGAGCACCAAAAGAGGAAGTATGATACCATGTTTGACAAGATATTCCCGGATCGTACGCAGTGATCTTACCAGGGAATTTTTGATGGTCTGGCTGGAGAGGTTTAGCTGTTCCGCTATTTCAGCGATTTTAAAACCGCCGTCACGGCTAAGGGTATATATTTTCCGGGCCTGGGGCGGCAGTTGAGCGATGGCTTCCTGAATCAGCCGGGCTGTTTCCGTGAGTGACAGGCTATCTTCGGTAATATTAGTGTATTCATCTTCTTCCCGGGACAGCAGATGGCGGGCCTTTTCGCGGACACCCTGTTTTTGCAGCCAGCTATAGGAGCGATGATAGGTCATTTTAAAGATCCAGTTACGAGGACTGGTGACCTCCGGGAGCTTATCACGGCCCATCCAGAGGCCCAGGAA is part of the Chitinophaga flava genome and encodes:
- a CDS encoding TonB-dependent receptor, translated to MQLKAIGNSGPRRHWKQAGLPNKLLLVMKLTSFFLLMAVLQVSANSSAQTITWSARSASLQKVFNVIRQQTGYAFFYDKEDLKNTQPVTVELKNASLQSAMEQVMQRQTLSYEIQGNTVFITRNDKPAHITTLSTPPPPPVTISGKVVDENGTPVPGASIMVKGTTKGAITNASGEFQLANVDDNAVVTVTSIGYISKEISLNGKTHLSISLAADVSTLKQMVVVGYGTQKKANLTGSVASVGSKELANRPVSSVSSALQGTMPGVTVTAAVSGQPGADQAKIRIRGIGTLNNADPVIVIDGVITNVSNLNNINPDDIASMSVLKDAASASIYGSRAANGVILITTKQGKKGKAQLSYNAYVGKQKPTGLPDFLPSWQVATLENQAALNEGKTAKYTPDQIAKFKDGSDPFNYPNTDWLGLFYKGNDIQQNHYLSMTGGTEKTQYALSLGLFDQNGVVKKTNAKRYTTRLNLTSEVANHVKVNANIGFTSTGQKEPSNPYTGDFSQLVRQINRINPRIPYKYANGQYGAIGDGNPMAWLEGNSLNQYAYYDLVGNVGVDWEIVKDLHFKPSLAYVMKINHNKKFRADQQYYNADGDPTFYQGPSSVTDENTFGNTITQQALLEYSKSFSKHNFKILGGYSREQTKYTFNDGYRKGYLNNQLTDLNLGSTDGQTASGYSYELGLESFFGRLNYDYDGKYLLEANLRYDGASRFASSNRWGVFPSFSAGWNIDREAFFEPVKQVVSNLKLRASWGQLGNQYVKGKDDTKYPTYPYYPYIPTYNGDQNYVFGGPAAVVSPGVAQINGVIPDIKWETTTETGVGIDAGFLDGKLSFTADYFHKLTSDILLAIPVAATYGLNQPIQNAGAVLNSGWEFVLGYNNRKGDFSYSASFNTAFIHNEITDLHGAGPIIDGYTFQQVGYPVNALYGYIADGIYQSKDEVKKGPFQSTRTGPGDIRYRDRDGNDTINAADRQYLGNYFPKVTFGLNLSGSWKNFDISVFLQGAAGVKTYIDAGKIGAVGGDANKPTSALLDTWTADNPNASMPRIWYTYKQNDPSNTPSSFWVKDGSYLRLKNLQIGYTLPEKLTKRAGIGKVRFYYSGQNILTFDHLYSWIDPEASIRSSIYYYPQVKVHTFGVNVSF
- a CDS encoding FecR family protein, which encodes MPDTERLTYLLSRARQRLATDEEYTELLDMIQADDTGVVNARLEAFHGPAIPSTEDEDPAVWQPVIAAILAADKPAPAPGRVVPLFWRWTAAACVLLLAGTIYLWQRPSLAPVPQVVVSTTPDVAPGGNKAMLTLGDGSQITLDSAGNGVLAQQGNSKITKLANGQLVYDASGNSRGKILYNTMSTPLGGQYKLVLPDGTTVWLNAGSSVTYPTAFAGAERKVSVTGEAYFEVTKNPDMPFRVTANNTTVEVLGTHFNINAYKDETSINTTLLEGAVRLHAHNRQLLLKPGQQARVSVLNTDVHVADNVDLSSIVAWKEGYFSFNDADLPTVMRQLARWYNVEVTYEGEIPDRVFSGEIGRSLSLSQVLKGLSRTRIKYRIEDGRRIIIQP
- a CDS encoding RNA polymerase sigma factor, which codes for MQHDLAQETVLFNRIAEGDEAAFEALFHLYVPRISPVIRQIIQEEAPVKDIVQEIFLGLWMGRDKLPEVTSPRNWIFKMTYHRSYSWLQKQGVREKARHLLSREEDEYTNITEDSLSLTETARLIQEAIAQLPPQARKIYTLSRDGGFKIAEIAEQLNLSSQTIKNSLVRSLRTIREYLVKHGIILPLLVLSCCLCNFF